The genomic window CCGGCCGGCATCGCCGGCGCGGCGGTACGCACCACCCGGCTGGTGCGCTCCTTCGGCGACCGGGACGTGCTCAGGGAGGTCGACCTGACCCTGGGGCAGGGGGAGTTCACCGCACTGCTGGGCCGCAGCGGCTCCGGGAAGTCCACGCTGCTGCGGGCGATCGCCCGGCTCGACCACGGTGTGGCCGGATCCGGCGAGCTGAGCGTGCCGGAACGGGTGTCGCTGTCCTTCCAGGACTCCCGGCTGCTGCCCTGGCTGCGGGTGCTGGACAACGTGGTGCTCGGCGTGCGCGGCAAGGACGCCAAGGAGCGCGGTGCGAAGGCACTGGCCGAGGTCGGCCTCGAAGGCCGCGAGCGGTCCTGGCCGCACGAGCTGTCCGGCGGCGAGCAGCAGCGGGCCGCGCTGGCCCGCGCCCTGGTCCGCGACCCCGAACTGCTGTTGGCCGACGAGCCGTTCGGGGCGCTGGACGCGCTCACCCGGATCCGGATGCACGACCTGCTGCGCGAGCTGTACGAGCGCCACCGCCCCGCGGTGCTGCTGGTCACCCACGACGTGGACGAGGCCGTCGAGCTCGCCGACCGCGTCCTGGTCCTGGAGGACGGCCTGATCGCGGTCGATCTGACCATCGACCTGCCGACCCCACGCAGCCGCCGCGACCCCCGCTTCCAGGGGTACCGCGACACCCTGCTCGCCGCGCTCGGGGTGCACCAGCACGCCGCCGCCGAGCCCGCCCATCCCGAGCCGCGACCCGCCGACGCCCCCGCTGCGAGCGGGCGCCCGCACGAGGAGAAGGACCACGATGACCCGCAGGACTGACCGCAAGCCGCTGCACCTGAACGCGTTCCTGATGTCCGTCGGGCACCACGAGGCCGCCTGGCGGCTGCCGGAGAGCCCCGCGTCCGGCGGCACCGACATCGCGCACTACAAGAACCTCGCGCGCATCGCGGAACGCGGCAAGCTGGACTCGCTCTTCCTCGCCGACAGCCCGGTCCTGATGGGGGACCCCGGCCGCCGCCCGGCCAACAAGCTGGAACCGACCGTGCTGCTCACCGCGCTCGCCGGGGTCACCGAGCACATCGGCCTGATCGCCACCGCGTCGAGCAGCTACAACGAGCCGTACAACCTGGCGCGCCGCTTCGCCTCAGTGGACCACATCTCCGGCGGCCGGGCGGGCTGGAACATCGTCACCACCGCGGGCGCCGACGCGGCCCGCAACTTCGGCCTCGACGACACCCCGCTGCACCACGAGCGCTACCTGCGCGCCGCCGAGTTCGTGGACGTGGCCACGAAGCTGTGGGACAGCTGGGCCGACGACGCGGTCGTCGCGGACAAGGAGTCCGGAGTCCACGCGCTCGCCGACCGGGTGCGGAAGTTCGAGCACAGGGGTACGTATTTCCGGGTGGACGGACCGCTGAACGTACAGCGTTCCCCGCAGGCCTACCCGCTGCTCGTGCAGGCCGGCTCCAGCGAGGACGGCAAGGACTTCGCCGCGCGCTACGCGGAGGCGGTCTTCACCGCCCAGCAGACCCTCGAAGAGGCCATCGGCTTCTACAAGGACGTCAAGCAACGCGCGGTCGGCTTCGGCCGCGACCCGGAGGGCGTCAAGATCCTGCCCGGCATCGTGCCGGTCATCGGCGACACCGAGGAGCAGGCCCGGGCCCTGGACGACGAGCTCGACCGGCTGATCCGGCCCGAGTACGCCGTCAGGCAGCTGTCCAAGACGCTGCGCGTCGACCCGGCGAAGCTGGAACTGGACAAGGAGCTCCCGGACGACATCCCCACCGAGGACGAGATCGAGGGGGCCAAGAGCCGCTTCACCCTCATCGTGGAGCTGGCCAGGCGCGAGCGGCTGACAGTACGGCAGCTCATCGGCCGGCTCGGCGGCGGCCGCGGCCACCGCACCTTCGCCGGCACCGCCGAGCAGGTCGCCGACACCATCGAGCACTGGTACGACGCGGGCGCCGCCGACGGCTTCAACATCATGCCCGCGGTGCTGCCCTCCGGCCTGGAGCTCTTCGTGGACCGGGTCGTGCCGATCCTCCAGGAACGCGGCCTGTTCAGGACCGAGTACACCGGCAGCACCCTGCGCGACCACTACGGGCTGCCGCGCCCCGCCAACCGCCTTTTCGACACCGTCGACACCAGCGCCGGGCACCTCGGCATCGCTCTCACGGAAGTTTCGTGACGGACTGTAGTACGACGACCCCCGGGCCGGCCGCCGCGGCGGCCGGCCCGGCCGTGCAGAGCGCCGGATGGGCCCGGCGGCTCGGCGGCTACTGCCTGCGGCACCGCCGCGACCTGCTCGCCGCCTTCACTGGGGCGGTGGTCGCCGCGGTCGCCACCGCGGTGCTGCCGCTGGTGCTGCGGCACGTCGTCGACGCTGTCGCCGGGGGCTCCGGCGGGCCGGTCGGCTGGTGGATCGCGCTGCTCGCCGGGCTCGGCGCCGCCCGGTTCGCGGCCGGCTACACCCGTCGCTACCGGGCGGGCCGGCTGTCGCTGGGAGTGCAGTACGACCTGCGCAACGACGCCTTCGCGGCGCTGCTGCGGCTCGGCGGGGCCCAGCAGGACGACCTGCGCACCGGGCAGATCGTCAGCCGGTCGATCTCCGACATCACGCTGATCCAGACGCTGCTGCAGTTCCTGCCGAACATGACAGGCAACGCCCTGATGTTCCTGGTCTCGCTGGTCTTCATGGCGCTGCTGTCCCCGCTGCTGACCGTGGTGGCACTGGTGGTCGGCCCGCTGCTGTGGATCATCGCGCTGCGCAGCCGCAAGGACCTCTTCCCGGCGAACTGGCACGCCCAGCAGGAGGCAGCCGAGGTCGCCTCCACCGTCGAGGCGGCCGTCACCGGCGTGCGGGTGGTCAAGGGCTTCGGGCAGGAGCAGCGCGAGCTGGCCGGACTGGAGAGCAGGGCCAGGCGGCTGTTCTCCTCCCGGCTGCGGGTGGTGCGCTACACCAGCCGCTACACCCCGGCGCTGCAGGCCGTACCCGCGCTCGGGCAGGTCGCGGTGCTGGCGCTGGGCGGCTGGCTCGCCCTGCACGGCAGGATCTCGCTCGGCACCTTCCTGGCCTTCACCAGCTACCTCGGCTCCTTCGTCACCCCGGTCCGCCAGGTCGCCACCCTGCTCACCGTCTGGCAGCAGGCCAGGGCCGGCACCGAACGCGTGCTCGAAGTCATCGACGAGGCCCCGGTCATCACCGACGCCCCCGGCGCCACCGACCTGGCCGCCGGGCCGCCCGCGATCAGCTGGCAGGACGTCACCTTCGGCTACGGCAACGGCCACGAGCCGCTGCTGCGCGGCTTCACCCTCGACATCGCGCCCGGCGAGACCGTCGCCCTGATCGGCCCCGCGGGCTCCGGCAAGTCCACCGCCGCCGCGCTGCTGCCGCGCTTCTACGACGTCGCGGCCGGCGCGGTCCTGGTCGGCGGCACCGACGTCCGCGATCTGCGGCTCGACTCGCTGCGCGGCGCCGTCGGCTGCGTCTTCGAGGAGAGCCTGCTGCTGTCCGACACCGTGCGGGCCAACATCGCCTACGGCGATCCGGACGCCTCGCAGGAGCGGATCAGCTGGGCGGCGCGCATCGCCCGCGCCGACGCCTTCATCCAGGGGCTGCCGGACGGCTACGACACCGTCGTCGGCGAGCAGGGCCTGACCCTCTCCGGCGGCCAGCGGCAGCGGGTCGCGCTGGCCCGCGCCCTGCTCGGCGACCCCGCCGTGCTGGTGCTCGACGACGCCACCTCCGCGATCGACGCCCGGGTGGAGTCCGAGATCCACGCCGGGCTGCGGACCGCGACCCGCAGGCCCACCACCCTGATCGTGGCGCACCGCAGGTCCACCCTCGAACTGGCCGACCGCATCGCGGTCCTGGACGGCGGCCGGGTCGTCGACACCGGCACCATGGACGAGCTGCGCTCCAGGTCCGCGCTCTTCCGCAGCCTGCTGTCCGCCGTGGACGTCGCCGAGCCGGCCGGCACCACCGCCGGCGACCCCGCCGACCGCCCGGCCGAGTACGTACCCGCCGCCGAGGACGACACCGCGCTCCCCGCCGTCACCGCCCACCTGTGGCGGCGTACGGCGACGGTGGCCGACCGGCGCAGCGACGACGCCGACCTCAAGGCCGCCCAGGCGATGGCGCTCAGCGCGGCCACCGCGGGCCGCGGGCGCGGCGGCCCGGGCGCCGGGGTGCTGGGCGCCGCCCCGCCCACCCCGGAACTCATCGCGGGGCTGGCCAGGATGCCGCTGCTCGACGCCGACCCCGACGTCCCCGCCGAGCCGGCCAGGGCCGGGGACCCGCACTTCGGACTGCAAGCGCTGATCCGGCCGTTCCGGCTGCCGCTGCTGCTCGGGCTGCTGCTGGTCGCCGCGGACGCCCTCGCGCAGATCGCCGTACCCATCCT from Streptomyces sp. NBC_01198 includes these protein-coding regions:
- a CDS encoding ABC transporter ATP-binding protein, with protein sequence MATHAGGLIAERPAGIAGAAVRTTRLVRSFGDRDVLREVDLTLGQGEFTALLGRSGSGKSTLLRAIARLDHGVAGSGELSVPERVSLSFQDSRLLPWLRVLDNVVLGVRGKDAKERGAKALAEVGLEGRERSWPHELSGGEQQRAALARALVRDPELLLADEPFGALDALTRIRMHDLLRELYERHRPAVLLVTHDVDEAVELADRVLVLEDGLIAVDLTIDLPTPRSRRDPRFQGYRDTLLAALGVHQHAAAEPAHPEPRPADAPAASGRPHEEKDHDDPQD
- a CDS encoding LLM class flavin-dependent oxidoreductase; translated protein: MTRRTDRKPLHLNAFLMSVGHHEAAWRLPESPASGGTDIAHYKNLARIAERGKLDSLFLADSPVLMGDPGRRPANKLEPTVLLTALAGVTEHIGLIATASSSYNEPYNLARRFASVDHISGGRAGWNIVTTAGADAARNFGLDDTPLHHERYLRAAEFVDVATKLWDSWADDAVVADKESGVHALADRVRKFEHRGTYFRVDGPLNVQRSPQAYPLLVQAGSSEDGKDFAARYAEAVFTAQQTLEEAIGFYKDVKQRAVGFGRDPEGVKILPGIVPVIGDTEEQARALDDELDRLIRPEYAVRQLSKTLRVDPAKLELDKELPDDIPTEDEIEGAKSRFTLIVELARRERLTVRQLIGRLGGGRGHRTFAGTAEQVADTIEHWYDAGAADGFNIMPAVLPSGLELFVDRVVPILQERGLFRTEYTGSTLRDHYGLPRPANRLFDTVDTSAGHLGIALTEVS
- a CDS encoding ABC transporter ATP-binding protein, yielding MTDCSTTTPGPAAAAAGPAVQSAGWARRLGGYCLRHRRDLLAAFTGAVVAAVATAVLPLVLRHVVDAVAGGSGGPVGWWIALLAGLGAARFAAGYTRRYRAGRLSLGVQYDLRNDAFAALLRLGGAQQDDLRTGQIVSRSISDITLIQTLLQFLPNMTGNALMFLVSLVFMALLSPLLTVVALVVGPLLWIIALRSRKDLFPANWHAQQEAAEVASTVEAAVTGVRVVKGFGQEQRELAGLESRARRLFSSRLRVVRYTSRYTPALQAVPALGQVAVLALGGWLALHGRISLGTFLAFTSYLGSFVTPVRQVATLLTVWQQARAGTERVLEVIDEAPVITDAPGATDLAAGPPAISWQDVTFGYGNGHEPLLRGFTLDIAPGETVALIGPAGSGKSTAAALLPRFYDVAAGAVLVGGTDVRDLRLDSLRGAVGCVFEESLLLSDTVRANIAYGDPDASQERISWAARIARADAFIQGLPDGYDTVVGEQGLTLSGGQRQRVALARALLGDPAVLVLDDATSAIDARVESEIHAGLRTATRRPTTLIVAHRRSTLELADRIAVLDGGRVVDTGTMDELRSRSALFRSLLSAVDVAEPAGTTAGDPADRPAEYVPAAEDDTALPAVTAHLWRRTATVADRRSDDADLKAAQAMALSAATAGRGRGGPGAGVLGAAPPTPELIAGLARMPLLDADPDVPAEPARAGDPHFGLQALIRPFRLPLLLGLLLVAADALAQIAVPILVRHGVDNGVARHSGSALLAAAGAAAAVVGTDWLIGVAQSRTTGRTGERLLYTLRVKTYAQLQRLGLDYYERELGGRIMTRMTTDVDALSNFLQTGLITAVVSLLTVLGVLVTLLVIDAGLAVVLLCALPVLVGGTALFRRRSVPAYHEARERISAVNACLQENVTAIRVTQAFRREDRNARDFAALAWAFRDSRLRAQRYIATFFPFIELLGVLSTAAVLAVGAGQVRSGALTAGTLIAFLLYVDLFFSPIQQLSQVFDGYQQAVVGLGRLRTLMRTPTGTPAAASPLPVGTLRGEIAFEQVSFGYAGGGGQEVLHGVSLRIAPGETVALVGATGAGKSTVMKLIARFYDPTSGAVRIDGHDLRDLDLAAFRARLGVVPQEAHLFSGTVRDAIAYGRPGASDAEVEAAARAVGAHEMVAALPLGYLQQVGERGRNLSAGQRQLLALARAELVDPDILLLDEATASLDLATESRVVAATEALTRRRTTLVVAHRLTTAARADRVVVIDHGTVVETGTHTALLAAQGTYRRLWDAFRQTGASATVDQLAPATAPHTEPTTDHLVNGRAR